One Populus nigra chromosome 16, ddPopNigr1.1, whole genome shotgun sequence genomic window, GTGCTTAAGAGACAAACTACTGTTAACTAAAGGAAATCCTGAATTCATATTCATTgagatagaaataaatttataaatacacAGACACATGCGCCCACAAGAGAAAGGAGAGATTTTCAACTAACCAAAGAACTATATCAGTTTCTTCTAATGGTCGATTCTGCTTAACCCATGTAGCCAGTCCTTCACCAACACGTGGATTTTGATTTGGGAACTCTCCTCCAGGAAACATCTCTCCATGTGTATAAGGAGTAACCCAAAGATTGTGATTCAAAAAAGCAGCTCGCCTCAAAAACTTCGCCTCAGGACCAGCTAATGGCAAACAATTTGAACCAGGTACTAGCTTGTAGCCCGTTAATTGTCCAGTTCTGTTTACAGTTCTAGTGTTTCTCACCTGAAGAATAAATAGCATGATGTGGATAACTAAAAGATCTTTTATCCAAGTGATTTGAAAACTTAAACTCTGGGTGACTGTGTCACTGGATAGtaggctctttttttttttttcagcactGGCACTTAGGCCCTATCAGTCATTTCATAGCATTGAATCCAGGAGGAATAATCTTAGTTCCCAGTAATATCTAATAGATTCAATAATACAGTGAAGTAAACAATATGCTGAAAAATACATCCAACATCAAGCAtttcaaagaaagaaacaattgTATTTAACAATCACTTAGCAAGAGCAGCTCTACAACAGGGGAAAGAATGTCTTACAATCCAATGGCGAGCAGTTTGGGGATTGCAATCACGCATTGCTTGCAGTTCTGATTGAAGCAGTGTCTCTTTGGCATAAAACGCATTATTGTGGACATTTTTCTCCCCAGGTTTCTCAACCTCAACATTTACCTCAACAACCTACAAAATGGAAAGATAAGTGAATGGAACCATCTAATATTCTACAAATAAGGATTATAAGTTTTTCAAAGTAAATCTTTCCATAAACATGCAGCAATTTTTTATTGACAGATCAGAATTGAGGAATTAAGAAACAAATACTACAATGTAGCATGCAAAGAAGCGCATCATCTCATGGTGGCAAAGAAATCCTTATGATTGACCATAAAGGCATTGGTATTAATGAGGTATTCTATTAATTCAAAGGAACGTCATGCCTTATTAGGTCTATTAAAATTTCAGAAGGTCTTCACAAGTAAATCCCAAGTCTATTCTCTGACTGATAGAACCCACCTTCTCTTAACACAAGCAAGCATCCGAACTAGACTACAGGTAAATCCAGGTTACAGTGAAGGCCAGAAATGGAGATTTAACCACAAGTAAATCCCATTTCCAAATAGCAGCAAGCACTGCACTACCCCAAGtacttgaaaatttgaaatcGGACAAATATAGCTCAGAAATTCAATGCATAGTACCTGATTGAAAGCTTCACCCGATTTGCAATCAACAGCCATGTCCATACGAGCAACAAAGAAGTGTTGATGAACTGGTGCATAGAGACCCGGGGCAATGGTTGTACCATATTTTCGAGTTTCCCCAGGTTGTAATGCTCCTAAGCTAAGGATTCCTGTTAGCTTAACTTCAGCTTCGATCTTTCCATCCTGAAGCAATGAACAACTTGCATGTCATTCTAAATCCTTACGATTGCACAGTACAGCCAACAAACAAGGCACAATGCAATCTATCACTTGGCTTAAATCAACATTTGGAGAATAGGTGCAAGTAGCTCATGAAAAGGAAGCACAAAGAAGTTGTTTACAGATACAGCCTACAGTTAATTGGCACTGCACAGAGCAAATAATGAAACAACTTAATTGTTGAAATATATATGCTCCTAGTTCAAGAAAGTGCATTAAACTCAACTGGTCCATAAAATAGTCTTCACAATAAAATTATGCATTTTGCAACAAACACCTTCTCCTTGATCACAAGTCCAACATCTGAGTTAGCATAGATGTGTATTGGAGTACAAATAGTATAGGATTCAACTTGCCTGATAGAAGTGCCAGAAAAATCCATACTCATAATTAGCGACGGTACAAATAAAGGACACTGTAAGCCGCCTAGACCTCCGCACTTCTGCTAAACCTGTCCTCCAATCCTGATGCTTCCATAAAATTCCATGATCCTCTTCATGTAAACATACACAATTTTCAATTGTTTCGACACCTCCAGTGAAGTTAGTAAAGTGAGCATCGAAGTATTTGATAAAGCCCAAACAATCACAGCCCTGCAATGGTAatttgatgatgataaaaacaaaacgcATTGATTTAGTGCATCTCAAGTTTAATAGTTCACGAACCTTTTTTAGGGAATGTGCATTTTTACCAAGACCATCTTCTCCTGCATCAAAAGCATTCTTACGATAATGTGGTTCATTTGGATCTCCATAAGGCACAACCATCTCTACAAAGCTTAACCTGTGGGCTACAGGTCGTCTACCCCTGCTACCATCAACATAGGCAACAGAATGTATAACCAGGCCCTCCCTAGGAGTAAATCCAATGCGAAAATTCCACTGCCAACCAGCAAGAATGTAATCAGATTCTCCATCAATGTTTCTGAAgttaataagagataaattagcagataaatttaataattctgACATATACCTTCTGCCATTCTATATAGTGTCCATTGACACGAAAGCTTGGACCTTCAAGCTGGATAATTTGTAAAGGTTTCACATCGCTTCGATCAACACCACCTCTTGTTTCACCAGGAGTATAGTTCCTCAATGGATCAGCTAGGGGTAGGGGAACAAGTTTGTGATCTTCAAATTCAACCACCTTCATATTTTGCATATCAACGAGTACATGGATGCCCTCAACTGGTCGTGCATAACCATTTTCCATTGGGCAGTCACTCTCAGTTCTGCAAAATATAAGTGGTTTAGCAAGTCTTCTGCTTGGAGCATCAGCATCACTGTGATAACCAACACACCTgcaatataaatatgaaaacaaaatatcaataacTTCACACCACCCTATAGCAACTTTTTGACATATAATATGTTGAAAAAACTCATATCTTAGCTCTAGCATACCAGGCATCAACCATCACAAGTTCCATGTCTTCAATACCTCTTTTTTTCATTGCCTCTCTAAATGGAGGAAAGTCTTTGACAACAGCTTCACATTCAGCATATTCTACAGCATCCTGAACTTGCAACAAATAGAATATTTAAACAAAGCAACAACACAAATGAGCGTGCAAGTATAACTCATATAACAAATACTATGAAGTCATTTCAAATAAACCAGCTACTAAAGGTTAAAAATGTGATTGTTCACTTGTCAGCTCAGATACACAGGTTTCATTTTCAGACCAGGCCAATGGGCCATTAAATATGATGTGTACTGAAGCAAAATAGGCTTATAACACACAAAATCACACAGAAGaatgtaattgaaaataaagacagtgaaataacTTGTTATCCATGCTAGCTAGATGTTGGAATACCATAGGAACTTTGTTTCCATCAATTAGAATAGTGTGAGTCCAAAATTTTAGGCCCGTGGTTCTTTCAGGATTCATCATTGATAAACATAGCATCTATAATTCTAGTTTCTCAACCTTTTCATGATTACATACTTAGATAAAgcc contains:
- the LOC133675012 gene encoding amine oxidase [copper-containing] zeta, peroxisomal-like, encoding MASTSKKTTSSPSCCDSSATTPPLPIRRDAATTSALVRQDWTIPVPSPEHRPVVDSLPEPSRTASATKTAIPVMLRAQTSHPLDPLSAAEISVAVATVRAAGATPELRDSMRFIEVVLLEPDKHVVALADAYFFPPFQPSLLPRTKGGPIIPMKLPPRRARLVVYNKRSNETSIWIVELSEVHAATRGGHHRGKVISSQVVPDVQPPMDAVEYAECEAVVKDFPPFREAMKKRGIEDMELVMVDAWCVGYHSDADAPSRRLAKPLIFCRTESDCPMENGYARPVEGIHVLVDMQNMKVVEFEDHKLVPLPLADPLRNYTPGETRGGVDRSDVKPLQIIQLEGPSFRVNGHYIEWQKWNFRIGFTPREGLVIHSVAYVDGSRGRRPVAHRLSFVEMVVPYGDPNEPHYRKNAFDAGEDGLGKNAHSLKKGCDCLGFIKYFDAHFTNFTGGVETIENCVCLHEEDHGILWKHQDWRTGLAEVRRSRRLTVSFICTVANYEYGFFWHFYQDGKIEAEVKLTGILSLGALQPGETRKYGTTIAPGLYAPVHQHFFVARMDMAVDCKSGEAFNQVVEVNVEVEKPGEKNVHNNAFYAKETLLQSELQAMRDCNPQTARHWIVRNTRTVNRTGQLTGYKLVPGSNCLPLAGPEAKFLRRAAFLNHNLWVTPYTHGEMFPGGEFPNQNPRVGEGLATWVKQNRPLEETDIVLWYVFGITHVPRLEDWPVMPVERIGFMLMPHGFFNCSPAVDVPPSACELDAKDHDSKDNSVAKPLQNGVLAKL